The DNA sequence AAGGTCGTCGCGGCCGCGGTCACCGGCCTGGTGGGCGGATGGGTCGCCGATCGTTCGACTCCTGCCGCGGCCGCCGACGCCACGGGTGCCGCGTGTTCGACCGGCGGAGGATCGCGCGGACCGCGCGCGATGGTCGACCACGCGCTCGACATCCTGCGCTCGATCTGGCACTGGCTCGCCTTCGGCATCGTCGCCTCGGCGTTGATCACCAGCTTCGTCCCCGACGACTTCTTCGCCGGACTGGCCGAGGCCGGTGCCGTGGTGCCGATCCTCGCCGCGCTCGCCGTGTCGCTGCCGCTGTACGTGTGCGCCACCGCGTCGGTGCCCATCGCCGCCGCGCTCGTCGCCAGCGGCATGCCCACGGGCGCGGCGCTCGTGTTCCTCATGGCCGGACCCGCGACCAACGTCGCCACCATCGGTGCCGTCTACCGCGGGCTCGGGCTGCGTTCGCTCACCGCCTACCTGGTGACGATCATCGGGGGCAGCATCGGCGCGGGACTGCTCTTCGAGTCGCTCGTCACGTCGAGCGTCGAAGGGCCACTGCACATGCACGAGCACACGGCCTGGTGGAGCGTCGCGAGCGCGGTGCTGTTGCTCGGGCTGATGGCCTGGTTCGCCTTCGACGACCTGCGGCGCCGCCTCGGGGGATTCTTCGCGAAGCCACAGGACGAGGCCGACGGCGCATCGGTCGAGGTTCCGGTCGAGGGCATGACCTGCAACAACTGCGTGGCCAACCTCGAGCGGGCACTGCGCCGCACCGAGGGAGTGACCGGCGTGAACGTCGAGCTCGAGCCCGGCCGGGCGGTGGTGCAGGGTGCGGTGGATCGTGCCGCCGTGGCACGCGCGGTGGCCGATGCGGGGTTCACGGTTCCGGGGCCGGCCTAGGGGTTCCCGCTCACGATCGC is a window from the Candidatus Krumholzibacteriia bacterium genome containing:
- a CDS encoding permease, whose product is MMFEALWQITLELAPWLLLGMAIAGLLHGLLPPDFVGRHLRGRAGVAKAVVLGVPLPLCSCGVIPTGLGLKKDGASNGASVGFLISTPQTGVDSILVSASFLGWPFAIFKVVAAAVTGLVGGWVADRSTPAAAADATGAACSTGGGSRGPRAMVDHALDILRSIWHWLAFGIVASALITSFVPDDFFAGLAEAGAVVPILAALAVSLPLYVCATASVPIAAALVASGMPTGAALVFLMAGPATNVATIGAVYRGLGLRSLTAYLVTIIGGSIGAGLLFESLVTSSVEGPLHMHEHTAWWSVASAVLLLGLMAWFAFDDLRRRLGGFFAKPQDEADGASVEVPVEGMTCNNCVANLERALRRTEGVTGVNVELEPGRAVVQGAVDRAAVARAVADAGFTVPGPA